Proteins encoded within one genomic window of Candidatus Nezhaarchaeota archaeon:
- a CDS encoding DUF72 domain-containing protein — MTVKIGCCGWAVKGGMKKYFEVFDLIELQSTFYRLPSVETAKRWRDEAPPNFTYTMKAWQALTHPPSSPTWRKSGLKISGEEYDRYGHLKPTRENFQAWDRTLEVAKTLMCSVLVLQMPPSFVKSDENISNVINFLKSVERPKGLTIGIEFRHESWDIETIRRLCEELEIIHIVDPFKQSFAMTPSQVIYYRLHGLGRRAYVYDYSMEELRRLYESWIRPYEKDKMIYVLFNNTNMANDALDLKKIVTT; from the coding sequence TTGACTGTTAAGATAGGTTGCTGTGGCTGGGCTGTTAAGGGTGGGATGAAGAAGTATTTTGAAGTCTTTGATCTCATAGAGTTGCAATCAACCTTCTATAGACTACCATCTGTAGAGACTGCTAAGAGATGGCGGGATGAAGCTCCTCCAAACTTTACCTATACCATGAAAGCATGGCAAGCATTGACGCATCCACCTTCAAGCCCCACGTGGAGGAAGAGTGGTCTTAAGATATCAGGCGAGGAATATGATAGATATGGTCACTTAAAACCGACACGTGAGAACTTCCAAGCATGGGATAGAACGCTGGAAGTAGCCAAGACGTTGATGTGCTCGGTCTTAGTTCTGCAAATGCCCCCCTCTTTCGTAAAGTCTGATGAGAATATCTCTAATGTTATAAACTTCTTGAAAAGTGTTGAGAGACCTAAAGGACTGACGATAGGAATAGAGTTTAGACATGAGAGTTGGGACATCGAGACTATAAGGAGACTCTGCGAAGAGCTAGAAATAATCCACATAGTTGATCCATTCAAGCAAAGCTTCGCAATGACTCCAAGTCAAGTGATATATTACAGGCTTCACGGTCTAGGAAGGAGAGCTTACGTCTACGACTACAGCATGGAGGAATTAAGGCGACTGTACGAAAGTTGGATCAGACCGTATGAGAAGGACAAAATGATTTACGTGCTGTTTAACAACACCAACATGGCTAATGATGCTCTCGACCTTAAAAAGATAGTGACTACTTAA
- a CDS encoding RuvB-like helicase, producing MASKVMPISRFERVGAHSHIKGLGVRNGKALPVADGMVGQVEAREAAAIVVDMVKRGKMAGRGILLVGPPGSGKTALASAIAKELGEDVPFIAISASEVYSTELKKSEFITQALRKAIGVRIREVRKIYEGMVTELEIKTGKHPYNPYQQVPVGAKIRLKTKLEEKTFNVDETVAMEFIAKGVQVGDVIWIDAETGRVTRLGRCEEASSEYKYDIEVSQKVPLPHGPISTEKEFIHTVTLHQLDVSYARSTSSSIFSLLFGGREEKEIPPEERRRVDKMVKEWVDEGRAEIIPGVLFIDDVHMLDLEAFAYLGRAMESELAPIIVLATNRGMAKIRGTDIESPHGIPLDLLDRLLIIKMRPYTEDEVREILKVRAREEEVKLSDDALEVLTKIGTESSLRYAVQLLAPSLEIAKYQGRDVVTSEDVKRACEMFIDVKKSVSYLKKYEEMFLK from the coding sequence ATGGCCTCAAAGGTCATGCCCATCAGTCGCTTTGAGAGGGTAGGTGCTCATAGTCACATAAAGGGTCTTGGAGTTAGAAATGGCAAGGCTCTTCCAGTAGCTGACGGCATGGTTGGACAAGTTGAAGCTAGAGAGGCTGCAGCGATCGTCGTCGACATGGTCAAGAGAGGGAAAATGGCTGGACGAGGCATACTACTCGTAGGCCCTCCTGGCTCAGGAAAGACAGCGTTAGCCTCAGCTATAGCTAAGGAATTGGGAGAAGACGTTCCATTCATAGCGATATCGGCTTCAGAAGTTTACTCAACAGAGTTAAAGAAGTCAGAGTTCATAACTCAAGCTCTTAGAAAAGCAATAGGAGTTCGCATTAGAGAAGTAAGAAAGATCTACGAGGGAATGGTGACAGAGCTTGAAATTAAGACCGGCAAACATCCTTACAATCCCTATCAGCAAGTTCCTGTGGGTGCTAAGATAAGGTTAAAGACGAAGCTCGAAGAGAAGACGTTCAATGTCGATGAGACCGTGGCCATGGAGTTCATAGCTAAGGGGGTTCAAGTGGGAGACGTCATATGGATCGATGCTGAGACTGGAAGAGTCACAAGGCTAGGAAGGTGTGAAGAAGCATCATCAGAATATAAGTATGACATTGAGGTTTCACAAAAAGTCCCCCTGCCCCATGGGCCCATATCCACAGAGAAAGAGTTCATCCACACCGTCACACTACATCAGCTTGACGTGAGCTACGCCAGAAGTACTAGTTCAAGCATCTTCAGCCTACTATTTGGAGGGAGGGAGGAGAAGGAGATACCACCTGAAGAGAGACGAAGAGTCGACAAGATGGTTAAGGAGTGGGTTGACGAAGGTAGAGCAGAGATAATACCAGGTGTTTTGTTCATAGATGATGTTCACATGCTCGATTTAGAAGCTTTTGCATACTTAGGTAGAGCTATGGAAAGCGAGTTGGCACCGATAATAGTTTTAGCAACCAATAGAGGCATGGCCAAGATAAGAGGTACAGACATAGAATCTCCGCACGGAATACCACTTGATCTACTCGATAGACTGTTAATCATAAAGATGAGACCCTACACTGAGGATGAGGTTAGAGAGATATTAAAGGTGAGGGCGAGGGAAGAGGAGGTAAAGCTAAGCGACGATGCTCTAGAAGTCTTGACCAAAATAGGTACTGAAAGTTCTCTGAGATATGCGGTCCAACTTCTTGCACCATCTCTCGAGATAGCTAAATATCAAGGGAGAGATGTCGTGACTAGCGAGGACGTTAAGCGCGCTTGCGAGATGTTCATTGATGTTAAGAAGTCAGTGAGTTATCTGAAGAAATATGAAGAAATGTTCCTTAAGTAG
- a CDS encoding ATP-dependent DNA helicase translates to MIEEELKLLSPYPSLRPGQLKIAKVVYLSIAQGTCTILEAPCGLGKTMASLMGIALSLRRNLAKRVLWLTRTNDESDKVIEEAKRLKNDEDVLRGISIRGKSSSCPYLREVNEELSHLACRIVRNENLCPYLDQEKIDSCVNSLSQELSLLTSIEIMQIAAKNRCCPIAVMKRLMKYCNMIALTYPFIFNYNVYRAYFRLLRLQDAVAIIDEAHNVVDAMIEYESKVIREITLCKAVDELSTRKIKLARPLEDLSSMLKSMIVKGPSQGVEIARDHIQSVIIKYFKDPLEYLNELKGIAVDIVRMRAVKGLTLRCPTYSAYAFLREALRDDNRVIWAYLDVNGEISLEVKPLTCDFAQIARLFRSVVLMSGTLSPIKGFAKILNLDLKSVKAMRYVKPKYGYVVFIVDPSISTSLKDRSEELYKVIVYKLKIIRSIVDGGLGIFLPSYTVLRALKSVGLKELMSGLVLIDDGRGASSMELFKRFKDYVEGKVKTSLVSVMGGRLTEGIDISSRLMPIAVIVGLPMPEPTPYNLRKVEKLRGLGFKNAHEIVFVEPAMRRVAQTVGRLIRNPFDEAVVILMDKRYTKNLIRKYMSRWLSYELRVADNPSHLLQEALSSLKLKVRYKQREYENAS, encoded by the coding sequence ATGATTGAAGAAGAGTTGAAACTTCTTTCACCATATCCATCGCTAAGACCAGGACAATTAAAGATAGCAAAGGTTGTATACTTATCAATAGCCCAAGGTACATGTACTATCCTCGAAGCACCTTGTGGACTTGGCAAGACCATGGCTTCACTTATGGGGATAGCTTTATCTCTTCGAAGAAACTTAGCAAAGAGAGTTTTATGGTTAACGAGAACGAACGACGAGAGCGATAAAGTGATTGAAGAGGCCAAGCGCTTGAAGAACGATGAAGATGTTTTACGAGGGATCTCTATAAGAGGTAAGTCATCCTCTTGCCCTTACCTTCGTGAAGTGAATGAAGAACTATCACACCTAGCATGTCGCATAGTGAGAAATGAGAATCTCTGTCCCTATCTAGATCAAGAAAAAATAGATTCTTGCGTAAACAGCTTAAGTCAAGAACTTAGCTTGCTAACTTCAATTGAGATAATGCAAATTGCCGCTAAGAATAGGTGTTGCCCGATAGCTGTAATGAAGAGACTAATGAAGTATTGCAATATGATAGCTCTCACGTACCCTTTCATTTTTAACTACAACGTCTACAGAGCCTACTTCAGGTTGTTACGACTTCAGGATGCAGTCGCGATAATAGATGAAGCGCATAACGTCGTTGATGCAATGATCGAATATGAGTCAAAAGTTATTCGAGAGATAACACTGTGCAAGGCAGTTGACGAGCTCTCCACTAGAAAGATCAAGTTGGCGAGACCTCTTGAAGATCTGAGCTCTATGCTTAAGAGCATGATAGTTAAGGGGCCCTCACAAGGCGTCGAGATTGCCAGAGATCATATTCAAAGCGTAATAATTAAGTACTTCAAAGACCCTCTTGAGTACCTAAATGAGCTAAAAGGGATAGCCGTAGACATAGTTAGGATGAGGGCTGTAAAGGGTCTTACTTTGAGGTGCCCGACATATTCGGCTTACGCTTTCTTAAGAGAAGCGTTACGTGATGACAATCGTGTCATCTGGGCCTATTTAGATGTTAATGGCGAAATAAGTTTAGAGGTCAAGCCGTTAACATGCGACTTCGCACAAATAGCACGCCTATTCCGTAGTGTGGTATTGATGTCTGGAACGCTCTCACCCATTAAGGGGTTTGCTAAGATACTGAACTTGGATCTTAAGAGCGTTAAAGCTATGAGATATGTTAAGCCAAAGTACGGTTACGTCGTTTTCATAGTGGACCCTTCAATCTCAACATCTCTCAAGGATAGATCGGAAGAGCTCTACAAAGTGATCGTCTATAAATTGAAGATTATTAGAAGCATCGTAGATGGGGGCTTAGGAATCTTTCTTCCCTCATATACCGTCTTACGAGCCCTAAAGAGCGTTGGACTGAAGGAGCTAATGTCTGGGTTGGTGTTAATTGACGATGGTAGGGGGGCTTCCAGCATGGAGTTGTTTAAGCGTTTTAAAGATTATGTAGAAGGGAAGGTGAAGACATCGCTGGTATCAGTTATGGGAGGAAGGTTAACTGAGGGCATTGATATCTCTAGTCGCTTAATGCCCATAGCAGTAATAGTGGGATTACCTATGCCAGAGCCGACCCCATATAACTTAAGGAAAGTCGAGAAGCTGAGAGGTCTTGGTTTCAAGAATGCTCATGAAATCGTCTTCGTGGAACCAGCTATGAGGAGAGTGGCTCAGACTGTGGGTAGGCTAATACGTAATCCGTTTGATGAGGCAGTAGTCATCTTAATGGATAAGAGGTACACGAAGAATCTCATAAGAAAGTATATGTCGAGATGGTTAAGTTACGAGTTACGCGTAGCCGACAATCCCTCACATCTCCTTCAGGAGGCACTTTCTTCTCTTAAATTGAAGGTACGTTATAAACAGCGTGAGTACGAGAACGCTTCCTAA
- a CDS encoding DUF87 domain-containing protein, producing the protein MKVLPDLIAEAMLIRLDPHLVIFLAILMLTIMLRIKLTSQGKILLGVRYFFVPFYLDLREAKHIVIFGITGSGKTNTARLIVRSFRGSKLIIDWNGEYLLGKVARPSELSISHLSILDFCEALASSLQLTAPQYAMLLEVARDSSNLSEMIEKLRKYPTESDTRREIKNALLRRLEPLSYANLFSGSLTIDDIDTIDLSGLTFDAKRLVANVVLRLIYNNPTKQLLVLEEAQNLLIPRRPDQPPTSCELILDEIRKHGVRVLAIAQIPSLVSTTYRNAEYVIIHRLSLTAEEARDIGLTEEERRRIAKLPNGSCVIISKGQKVTIRVLKVKSLEPKSKVTKCQVEAQHMKTTQSVEKVSFDPSLMSYVIEDLKELNEWRKETANNVNMLMKEVDEIKQLTKTFLDKLSLLEAQMINAPSTIKNLKIEVDKMRIDLIKRVEGLEYSLGFIKERLSEIEEILFKSFKV; encoded by the coding sequence ATGAAGGTACTTCCAGATTTAATTGCTGAAGCCATGCTAATCCGCCTAGACCCTCATCTTGTCATCTTCTTAGCTATACTAATGCTAACCATAATGCTTCGCATTAAGCTTACATCACAAGGGAAGATTTTATTAGGGGTAAGGTACTTCTTTGTACCCTTCTACTTAGATCTTAGAGAAGCAAAGCACATAGTAATATTCGGTATAACCGGTTCAGGAAAGACCAACACCGCCAGGTTGATAGTAAGGTCGTTTAGAGGGTCTAAGCTGATAATAGACTGGAATGGAGAATACCTGCTGGGTAAAGTTGCTAGACCTTCGGAGTTATCGATAAGCCATCTTTCAATACTTGATTTCTGTGAAGCACTGGCCTCGTCTCTTCAACTCACGGCCCCTCAATATGCGATGCTTCTTGAAGTTGCAAGAGACTCAAGCAACTTAAGTGAGATGATAGAGAAGCTTAGGAAGTATCCAACTGAAAGCGATACTAGAAGAGAGATAAAGAATGCCTTACTGAGAAGGCTCGAACCCTTGTCTTACGCCAACCTTTTTTCAGGATCGTTAACAATAGATGACATCGACACTATAGACCTTTCAGGTCTTACCTTCGACGCCAAGAGGCTTGTAGCTAATGTAGTATTAAGGTTAATTTACAATAATCCTACAAAACAACTGCTTGTGCTTGAAGAGGCACAGAACTTATTAATACCACGCCGTCCAGACCAACCTCCTACGAGTTGTGAACTTATACTTGATGAGATCCGTAAACATGGAGTAAGGGTGCTCGCTATAGCTCAAATACCTTCACTAGTTTCAACGACTTATAGGAATGCTGAATACGTGATAATTCATAGACTAAGCCTAACAGCTGAGGAAGCTAGGGACATTGGTTTAACTGAGGAAGAGAGGAGAAGAATAGCGAAATTACCTAACGGGAGTTGCGTGATTATAAGCAAGGGGCAGAAAGTCACGATTAGGGTCCTTAAGGTTAAGAGCTTAGAGCCAAAAAGCAAAGTTACCAAGTGTCAAGTTGAAGCACAACATATGAAAACAACCCAATCAGTTGAAAAAGTTAGCTTTGATCCTTCCCTTATGTCCTATGTCATCGAGGATTTAAAAGAATTGAATGAATGGCGTAAAGAGACAGCGAACAACGTGAACATGTTGATGAAAGAGGTTGACGAAATTAAGCAGTTAACGAAAACCTTCCTTGACAAACTTTCTCTCTTGGAAGCTCAAATGATTAACGCCCCCTCAACCATTAAAAACCTTAAAATTGAGGTCGATAAAATGAGAATCGATCTTATCAAGAGGGTTGAAGGTCTCGAGTATTCCTTAGGTTTTATAAAGGAAAGGCTTTCAGAGATCGAGGAGATATTGTTCAAGAGCTTTAAGGTGTAG
- a CDS encoding ATP-dependent DNA ligase has translation MEYSILATFYEKIELTTKRLEMTDLLVALFKKTPLNIIDKVVYLTQGRLYPEYIGIELGVAEKLALRALSMVTGLSVEELEAELKRAGDIGIVAERALSRKKVKSLLDFVGPAQAHARKLMVEEVYSTLDKVARATGEGAQDTKISLIASLLRHASPKEAKYLMRTITGRLRLGIADMTILDALAIAFCGGKDARPLVERAYNLSSDLGHVARVVAENGLEGLKHFKITIGRPIRPMLAERLTTAEEILEKLGGKCVAEYKYDGERVQAHKSKSNVILFSRRLENITHHYPDACEIIRNHVKAEEAIVEAECVAIDPDTGEMRPFQELMHRRRKYGIEEAMKEYPVSLFFFDCLYVDGQDLTNQPYPKRREALMRILEPGERAMLATYRIIDSIDELERFFEEAISEGCEGLVCKSLAPDSIYQAGARGWLWIKFKRSYQSKLVEPIDVTVVGAFWGKGKRAGKYGALLCAVYDPDADMFRTVCKVGSGFTDEDLEKIPEILQPYVIDHRHPRVDSKMKADVWFTPSVVIEIMGDEITLSPLHTAALGVLKPDAGLAIRFPRFTGRWRFDKSPEDSTTVKELIEMYKMQLKKIET, from the coding sequence ATGGAGTACTCAATTCTAGCGACCTTCTATGAGAAGATAGAATTGACAACTAAGAGACTCGAAATGACAGACCTCCTCGTTGCGCTCTTTAAGAAAACTCCTCTAAACATCATAGATAAGGTCGTGTACTTAACTCAAGGTAGGCTATACCCAGAATACATTGGAATAGAGTTGGGTGTGGCGGAGAAGCTAGCACTAAGAGCTCTATCGATGGTGACTGGCTTATCCGTTGAAGAGTTAGAAGCAGAGCTAAAGAGAGCTGGCGATATAGGGATCGTAGCTGAACGAGCTCTATCAAGAAAGAAAGTTAAAAGCTTATTGGACTTTGTTGGACCAGCACAAGCACATGCAAGGAAGTTAATGGTTGAAGAGGTTTACAGCACGCTCGATAAGGTTGCGAGAGCGACAGGCGAAGGCGCTCAAGACACGAAGATATCTTTAATAGCAAGCTTATTGAGACATGCATCACCAAAAGAAGCTAAGTACCTTATGAGAACCATAACAGGGAGGTTAAGGCTTGGAATAGCTGACATGACAATACTCGATGCCCTTGCTATAGCCTTTTGTGGTGGAAAGGATGCTCGTCCACTTGTTGAGAGGGCTTACAATCTCTCAAGTGATTTAGGCCATGTAGCAAGAGTTGTGGCTGAGAATGGCTTAGAAGGGTTAAAGCACTTCAAGATCACTATTGGAAGGCCTATAAGGCCGATGTTAGCTGAGCGCTTGACCACAGCTGAGGAGATACTCGAAAAGCTAGGTGGTAAGTGCGTAGCGGAGTATAAATATGATGGCGAGAGGGTTCAAGCACACAAATCGAAGTCGAACGTCATACTTTTCTCTCGTAGGCTCGAGAACATAACTCACCACTACCCAGATGCCTGTGAGATCATTAGAAATCACGTAAAGGCCGAGGAGGCAATAGTCGAAGCAGAGTGTGTAGCAATAGACCCGGATACTGGTGAAATGAGGCCATTTCAAGAATTAATGCATAGAAGGAGGAAGTACGGGATAGAGGAAGCCATGAAGGAGTACCCGGTCTCCTTATTCTTCTTTGATTGCTTATACGTTGATGGTCAAGATCTAACGAACCAACCATATCCTAAGAGGAGAGAAGCCCTCATGAGGATACTTGAGCCTGGTGAGAGGGCAATGCTAGCGACTTATAGAATTATTGATAGCATTGATGAGCTGGAGAGATTCTTTGAAGAAGCTATAAGCGAAGGTTGTGAAGGACTTGTATGCAAATCCTTAGCACCTGACTCTATATATCAAGCGGGTGCTAGAGGTTGGTTATGGATAAAGTTCAAGAGATCATATCAGTCAAAGCTAGTAGAGCCAATAGATGTAACCGTTGTAGGAGCATTTTGGGGTAAGGGCAAGCGAGCTGGCAAGTATGGAGCTTTACTTTGTGCAGTTTACGATCCCGATGCCGACATGTTTAGAACGGTGTGCAAAGTTGGTAGCGGCTTCACAGACGAAGATCTTGAAAAAATCCCTGAAATCCTCCAGCCATACGTAATTGATCATAGACACCCGCGAGTAGATTCTAAGATGAAGGCTGACGTGTGGTTTACACCTAGTGTGGTCATAGAGATAATGGGTGATGAAATAACCTTAAGCCCCCTTCACACAGCTGCTCTGGGAGTCTTGAAGCCTGATGCTGGCTTAGCGATAAGGTTTCCACGCTTCACTGGACGATGGAGGTTCGATAAAAGTCCTGAAGACAGTACGACTGTGAAGGAGCTTATTGAAATGTATAAGATGCAGCTAAAGAAGATCGAGACTTAA
- a CDS encoding nitroreductase family protein, with the protein MDVFEAIRGRRSIRTYIPSEIGLDKLKMVLEAAIWAPSAGNLQPWEFVVVDDKDVMMHLARASLHQMWMSEASAIIAVCADVDRSGAIYGERGRRLYAIQDCAAATQNVLLASYSLGLGTCWVGAFYEEEVRRILKLPANVRPLALVPIGQPGESPSPPARRSLREVVHHNVFGKPWVM; encoded by the coding sequence TTGGACGTCTTTGAAGCTATAAGGGGTAGAAGGTCAATAAGAACATACATTCCGTCTGAGATAGGCCTAGATAAATTGAAGATGGTTTTAGAGGCAGCAATATGGGCTCCATCAGCTGGAAATCTTCAACCTTGGGAGTTCGTGGTAGTTGACGATAAGGATGTTATGATGCATTTAGCTAGGGCCTCTCTACACCAAATGTGGATGTCCGAGGCATCAGCGATAATAGCTGTCTGTGCTGATGTGGATAGATCAGGTGCTATTTATGGTGAGAGGGGTAGGAGACTCTACGCCATCCAAGACTGTGCAGCTGCAACTCAGAACGTGCTACTCGCATCTTATTCTCTAGGCCTAGGAACGTGCTGGGTTGGTGCGTTTTATGAGGAGGAAGTTCGGAGAATTTTGAAGCTACCTGCTAATGTTAGACCCCTAGCTTTAGTCCCTATAGGTCAGCCAGGAGAAAGCCCCTCGCCCCCAGCTAGGAGAAGCCTTAGGGAAGTTGTACATCATAACGTTTTCGGTAAGCCTTGGGTTATGTAG
- a CDS encoding transglutaminase-like domain-containing protein encodes MERTGYSLITSTGVFITFILMFSLVVYDGVLGANDASSFTLFRYRCNVTIIIQGDVSDIKDINRIVIFPNTTKQMIFFEDVKCVVNDRDVMWHLMVDDGNAVLTLDLSQSPIGNGSIIIIYFSVKIVQRAITCNISIDELKRDTLDNIPLNLAELYSSNGSTWPVPIEIHNLSRELAGNSRNIFDILSAFSKWIEENIAYPLNQSAKVIIGPQYPDETYKMRVGDCDDCSILFTTMCRALGIPSLLQIGGVPDLASRREVVRYHGNYVYKSSGIAWHAWSMVYFPSVGWMPVDLTYFNGAKVELMPGGLAYIRSPTGLAPRIVSSAYFEANPIIYANITTLDYVSWVRAWENAIAEGRVRYMLTEELVVLDDSFLIPIEVPLILGSVLVLTLFITYLQFKRRKCLLKEM; translated from the coding sequence ATGGAGAGAACGGGCTACAGTCTCATTACAAGTACTGGGGTTTTTATAACGTTCATCTTAATGTTTTCGCTTGTTGTTTATGATGGTGTACTTGGAGCTAATGATGCTAGCTCTTTTACTCTCTTTCGATATCGATGTAATGTCACAATAATAATTCAAGGGGATGTTAGTGACATTAAGGACATTAATCGCATTGTCATCTTCCCAAACACTACCAAACAAATGATTTTCTTCGAGGACGTCAAGTGTGTGGTCAATGACAGAGATGTTATGTGGCATTTAATGGTTGATGATGGGAATGCCGTGTTAACGCTTGACCTTTCTCAGAGCCCAATTGGGAATGGAAGCATTATAATTATATACTTTAGTGTTAAAATAGTTCAAAGAGCAATAACCTGCAACATCTCCATTGATGAGCTTAAAAGGGACACGTTAGACAATATCCCTTTAAATCTTGCAGAGCTTTATTCGAGTAATGGTAGTACGTGGCCCGTTCCTATTGAGATCCATAATCTTTCGCGAGAGCTCGCTGGAAATAGCAGGAATATTTTCGACATTCTAAGCGCATTCTCGAAGTGGATTGAAGAAAACATTGCCTACCCCCTGAATCAGAGCGCTAAAGTTATCATAGGCCCTCAATATCCTGATGAAACTTATAAGATGAGGGTAGGTGATTGCGATGATTGCAGCATTCTTTTTACAACGATGTGTAGGGCTCTAGGTATACCATCACTTTTACAGATAGGTGGAGTGCCCGATTTAGCATCACGAAGAGAGGTCGTGAGGTACCATGGCAACTATGTTTATAAGTCTAGTGGGATTGCGTGGCACGCATGGAGCATGGTGTACTTTCCTAGTGTTGGGTGGATGCCAGTGGACCTGACGTACTTTAATGGTGCAAAGGTAGAACTGATGCCTGGTGGTCTTGCTTACATAAGAAGTCCTACCGGGTTAGCTCCTCGAATAGTTTCGTCGGCCTACTTCGAAGCCAATCCAATAATTTACGCAAACATTACAACCTTGGACTACGTTAGCTGGGTAAGAGCGTGGGAAAACGCGATTGCAGAGGGTAGAGTCAGATACATGCTCACTGAGGAATTAGTGGTCTTGGATGATAGCTTTCTAATACCAATTGAAGTGCCATTAATTTTAGGAAGCGTTCTCGTACTCACGCTGTTTATAACGTACCTTCAATTTAAGAGAAGAAAGTGCCTCCTGAAGGAGATGTGA
- a CDS encoding HAD family hydrolase, giving the protein MKSPRRTEKRGDGSKNLLTCEGVLLDLGGTLIYGPSIKDVFVKSLRSENLDLEMREDIKRELSVTFERVYDELKVIKRKLLIEVSLYSMLRMVLKRVLETNTRLIEKLRDAFLKLYIETRSAYEDAYLFLEKLKSLGCKIMIVSNVPDHRMALGSLEKLKLINYVDGVLTSAQLGVRKPHPLIYITAIEKLRTSNVVFIGDDVEADVLGPLRVGIPAIHVARKGVRLKRSLSALSNVLDTILT; this is encoded by the coding sequence ATGAAGAGCCCACGCAGGACTGAGAAGCGTGGAGATGGAAGTAAGAACTTGCTTACATGTGAAGGAGTATTACTTGATTTAGGTGGTACTTTGATCTATGGTCCAAGCATTAAGGATGTCTTTGTCAAGAGCCTTCGAAGTGAGAATTTAGATCTTGAGATGAGAGAGGACATTAAGAGAGAGCTTTCTGTTACGTTTGAGAGAGTTTATGATGAGTTGAAGGTGATTAAGAGGAAGCTGTTAATTGAGGTTAGCTTATATAGCATGCTCAGAATGGTTCTGAAGAGAGTCCTGGAGACTAATACGAGACTAATTGAGAAGTTGAGAGATGCATTCCTCAAGCTTTACATAGAGACGCGCTCAGCGTATGAAGATGCCTACCTTTTCTTAGAAAAACTGAAGTCGCTAGGCTGTAAGATAATGATTGTATCGAATGTTCCTGATCACCGCATGGCTTTAGGCTCTCTCGAAAAACTAAAGTTAATAAACTATGTGGATGGCGTATTAACTTCGGCTCAATTAGGTGTTCGTAAACCGCATCCCTTGATATACATAACCGCTATAGAGAAGTTGAGAACGTCTAACGTTGTGTTCATTGGAGATGATGTTGAAGCGGATGTTCTAGGACCTTTAAGAGTTGGAATACCTGCAATACACGTGGCTAGGAAAGGGGTGAGGCTTAAGAGGAGCTTAAGCGCTCTTTCTAATGTTCTCGATACGATTTTAACCTAG